In Arachis stenosperma cultivar V10309 chromosome 1, arast.V10309.gnm1.PFL2, whole genome shotgun sequence, one DNA window encodes the following:
- the LOC130969293 gene encoding E3 ubiquitin-protein ligase UPL6, which translates to MFFSGDPSTRKRVDLGGRSSKERDRKNLLEQTRVERNRRLWHRQQNSAALKIQKCFRGRKDVRLEKSRLREQFYKTYGKYCQNVDRNSFCVNSDFLRQFLYFFKADNIDDFLVLVQICRLLQQFVHEDGDVVKHFAGVDYSSTGGLVNYRVKQLVYSCICALHQNRNQLKDQLLLSPEELDASAVPLLEVIVLLIDPKLPWSCKIVGYLFQNNALGLLREIILTGKDNAENYFPIGKGSSLERLLMVVICHIGQKPCVCSDINPRYSFASQIITIPFVWHLFPNLRQVFAAEGMSQHYIHHMATFGQNLINSLPKDMSNEVPSYACMLGNILETSGVALSQPACSFDMAVDLAAVTTFLMEALPSVRTSDNRESSMILDDDMIEDEAAAEVALDKKLEQQIYNAINPRFLLHLTNILFRELSSVNALEYGPDDREVAAVGAACGFLYVTFNKLPMERIMTVLAYRTELVPMLWNFMKRCHENKKWSSLSEWLSYLSGDAPGWLLPLAVFCPVYKHMLMIVDNEEFYEQERPLSLKDIRSLIIILRQALWQLLWVNHTTNPNLLKSASASSASKRQSVEAIQQRVSIVVSELLSQLQDWNNRRQFTSPSDFHADGVNDFFISQAVTENTRANEILKQAPFLIPFTSRVKIFSSQLAAVRQRHGSQAGFTRNRFRIKRDRILEDAYNQMSQLSEDNLRGLIRVTFVNEFGVEEAGIDGGGIFKDFMENITRAAFDVQYGLFKETADHLLYPNPGSGMIHEQHFQFFHFLGTLLAKAMFEGILVDIPFATFFLSKLKQKYNYLNDLPSLDPELYRHLIFLKHYDGDISDLELYFVIVNNEYGEQTEEELLPGGRNLRVTNENVITFIHLVANHRLNFQIRQQSSHFLRGFQQLIQKDWIDMFNEHELQLLISGSLESLDVDDLRQHTNYAGGYHSDHYVIEMFWEILKGFSLENRKKFLKFVTGCSRGPLLGFRYLEPLFCIQRAAGTASEEALDRLPTSATCMNLLKLPPYQSKEQLETKLLYAINADAGFDLS; encoded by the exons ATGTTCTTCAGCGGCGATCCTTCTACGCGGAAGCGCGTCGATTTGGGCGGTCGCAGCTCCAAGGAAAGGGACAGGAAGAACCTTCTAGAACAGACTCGCGTCGAACGCAACCGCCGCCTCTGGCACCGTCAACAGAACTCTGCTGCGCTCAAAATTCAG AAATGCTTCAGAGGGAGAAAAGATGTCAGACTTGAAAAGTCTAGGTTGCGAGAGCAGTTCTACAAGACCTATGGCAAGTACTGCCAGAATGTAGACAG GAATTCTTTCTGTGTCAACTCTGATTTCCTTCGCCAgttcctttatttctttaagGCAGACAATATAGATGATTTTTTAGTTCTCGTGCAGATATGCCGATTGCTTCAGCAGTTCGTTCACGAAGATG GGGATGTTGTCAAACATTTTGCTGGTGTGGATTACTCATCCACGGGTGGTTTGGTGAATTACCGAGTGAAGCAACTTGTATATTCTTGTATTTGTGCACTACATCAGAATAG AAATCAGTTGAAGGATCAGCTTTTATTGAGTCCTGAGGAATTGGATGCGTCGGCTGTGCCTTTATTGGAAGTTATAGTATTGTTAATTGATCCCAAATTGCCATGGAGCTGCAAGATAGTAGGATATCTCTTTCAAAACAATGCATTAGGGCTACTCAGAGAGATTATCCTTACAGGAAAG GATAATGCAGAAAATTATTTTCCCATTGGAAAAGGATCATCGTTGGAGCGTCTTCTTATGGTTGTAATTTGTCACATTGGTCAGAAACCATGTGTTTGTTCAGATATCAATCCAAGATATAGCTTTGCATCACAGATCATTACTATTCCATTCGTGTGGCATCTCTTCCCAAACTTAAGACAG GTTTTTGCAGCAGAGGGCATGAGTCAACATTATATTCATCATATGGCAACATTTGGGCAAAATCTAATCAATTCGCTACCCAAAGATATGTCAAATGAAGTTCCTAGCTATGCATGTATGCTTGGAAATATATTAGAAACATCTGGAGTTGCTTTATCTCAGCCTGCGTGTTCATTTGATATG GCCGTAGATCTTGCTGCTGTTACTACCTTTCTAATGGAGGCACTTCCTTCTGTGAGAACATCTGATAATAGAGAAA GTTCAATGATTCTTGATGATGATATGATTGAAGATGAAGCAGCTGCGGAAGTAGCTTTAGATAAGAAACTGGAGCAGCAGATTTATAATGCCATAAACCCTCGCTTCCTTCTACATCTG ACAAATATACTATTTAGAGAGCTTTCATCTGTCAATGCTTTAGAGTATGGACCGGATGATAGAGAGGTGGCAGCTGTTGGTGCAGCTTGTGGGTTTTTGTATGTTACCTTCAACAAACTTCCCATGGAACGGATTATGACTGTGCTTGCTTACAGAACTGAACTTGTTCCTATGCTTTGGAATTTTATGAAGCGGTGCCATGAAAATAAGAAATGGTCATCTTTGTCTGAGTGGTTATCATACCTCTCAGGTGATGCACCTGGTTGGCTGTTACCACTGGCTGTATTCTGTCCTGTCTACAA GCACATGCTTATGATAGTCGATAATGAGGAATTTTATGAGCAGGAGAGGCCACTGTCACTGAAGGATATCAGAAGCCTTATCATTATATTGAGACAG GCTTTATGGCAGCTGCTGTGGGTAAATCATACCACAAATCCTAATTTGCTGAAATCTGCTTCAGCCAGTTCGGCTAGTAAGAGGCAGTCTGTTGAAGCTATTCAACAGAGGGTTAGCATTGTGGTTTCTGAGCTTCTTTCACAG CTGCAAGATTGGAACAACAGGCGGCAGTTTACATCCCCCAGTGATTTTCATGCAGATGGGGTGAATGACTTTTTTATCTCCCAG GCTGTAACAGAAAACACACGAGCAAATGAAATTTTGAAGCAGGCCCCTTTCTTGATACCATTTACGAGCAGGGTTAAAATATTCTCT TCTCAACTAGCTGCAGTTAGGCAAAGACATGGTTCTCAGGCTGGATTTACTCGAAACCGGTTCAGAATAAAACGAGATCGCATTTTAGAAGATGCTTATAATCAAATGAGTCAGTTGTCCGAAGATAATCTTCGAGGACTG ATTCGTGTGACTTTTGTCAATGAATTTGGAGTTGAAGAGGCGGGAATCGATGGTGGTGGAATATTCAAAGATTTTATGGAGAACATCACACGTGCTGCCTTTGATGTGCAGTATGGATTGTTCAAG GAAACAGCAGATCACCTGCTTTATCCGAATCCTGGATCAGGAATGATACATGAACAACATTTCCAATTTTTCCACTTTCTTGGCACTCTTCTTGCAAAG GCCATGTTTGAAGGAATTCTGGTTGATATACCATTTGCTACATTCTTCTTGAGCAAACTTAAACAAAA GTACAACTATTTGAATGACTTGCCTTCCTTGGACCCAGAATTATATCGCCATCTTATTTTTCTCAAG CATTATGATGGTGACATATCAGACTTGGAATTATACTTTGTGATAGTAAACAATGAATATGGTGAGCAAACAGAGGAGGAACTGCTCCCGGGGGGAAGGAATCTACGTGTTACTAATGAAAATGTCATTACTTTTATTCATCTTGTAGCAAATCACCGCTTGAATTTTCAG ATACGCCAACAAAGTTCTCATTTCTTGAGGGGATTTCAGCAACTTATTCAGAAGGATTGGATTGACATGTTTAATGAACATGAACTTCAG CTTTTGATATCAGGTTCACTGGAGAGCTTGGATGTCGATGATCTGCGGCAGCATACCAACTATGCAGGAGGCTATCACAGT GATCATTATGTGATTGAGATGTTTTGGGAGATTCTCAAAGGCTTTTCATTGGAAAACAGGAAGAAATTTCTGAA GTTTGTGACAGGTTGCTCTCGTGGACCATTGCTGGGTTTCCGATATCTTGAACCTTTGTTTTGCATACAAAG GGCTGCTGGTACTGCATCGGAGGAAGCTCTTGACCGATTACCAACGTCAGCTACTTGTATGAATCTGCTAAAGCTTCCACCTTATCAAAG TAAGGAGCAATTGGAAACCAAATTGCTTTATGCCATAAATGCCGATGCTGGTTTTGATTTAAGTTAA
- the LOC130969304 gene encoding 30S ribosomal protein S1, chloroplastic-like, whose protein sequence is MATSVGHQFPLSSSRFSKPSFSFTQKRSSLTIVNSVALSNAQSKERLKLKELFNEAYDRCRNAPMEGVSFTLEDFTAALDKYDFDAEVGTKVKGTVFATDANGALVDITAKSSAYLPLQEASIHKIKNVEEAGIVVGLRDEFLIIGENEADDSLILSLRSMQHDLAWERCRQLQAEDVIVKGKIVGANKGGVVAEVEGLRGFVPFSQISTKSSGEELVDKDIPLKFVEVDEEQQRLVLSNRKAMADTQSQLGIGSVVTGSVQSLKPYGAFVDIGGINGLLHVSQISHDRVVDISTVLQPGDTLKVMILSHDRERGRVSLSTKKLEPTPGDMIRNPKLVFEKAEEMAQTFRQRIAQAEAMARADMLRFQPEGGLTLGSDGILGPITSDLPEEGLDLSEVPLAEES, encoded by the exons aTGGCTACTTCTGTGGGTCACCAATTCCCACTCTCTTCTTCGCGCTTCTCCAAACCATCATTCTCTTTCACTCAGAAGCGAAGCTCCCTCACCATCGTCAACTCAGTGGCACTATCCAATGCGCAGAGCAAGGAGAGGCTGAAGCTGAAGGAACTCTTCAATGAAGCCTATGACAGGTGCCGCAATGCTCCCATGGAAGGCGTTTCCTTCACACTCGAAGACTTCACCGCCGCTCTGGACAAGTATGACTTCGATGCCGAAGTTGGCACCAAAGTCAAAGGCACTGTGTTTGCCACAGATGCTAATGGAGCACTCGTTGATATCACAGCGAAATCTTCTGCGTACTTGCCACTACAAGAGGCTTCCATACACAAGATCAAGAATGTGGAAGAAGCAGGGATTGTGGTTGGATTGAGAGACGAGTTTTTGATAATTGGTGAGAATGAAGCTGATGATAGTTTGATCTTGAGCTTGAGGTCTATGCAGCATGATCTTGCTTGGGAACGATGCAGACAACTCCAAGCTGAAGATGTTATTGTCAAGGGTAAG ATTGTTGGTGCAAACAAAGGTGGAGTGGTGGCTGAGGTGGAAGGCCTTAGAGGCTTCGTTCCATTCTCACAGATATCAACT AAATCAAGTGGAGAGGAGCTTGTGGATAAGGATATTCCTCTCAAGTTTGTGGAGGTGGATGAGGAACAACAAAGACTTGTTCTGAGTAACCGAAAGGCCATGGCGGATACCCAATCACAGCTTGGAATTGGATCTGTAGTGACAGGATCTGTTCAAAGCCTAAAGCCATACGGCGCCTTCGTCGACATTGGTGGAATCAATGGCCTCCTTCATGTGAGTCAGATCAGCCATGACAGAGTAGTTGATATCTCAACTGTTCTTCAACCTGGTGATACTCTCAAG GTGATGATCTTGAGTCATGATAGGGAGAGAGGAAGAGTAAGTCTTTCCACCAAGAAGCTGGAACCTACACCTGGTGATATGATCCGTAATCCAAAGCTTGTCTTTGAGAAG GCTGAGGAGATGGCTCAGACATTCAGACAGAGAATAGCTCAAGCCGAAGCTATGGCTCGTGCTGACATGCTTAGGTTCCAGCCTGAG GGTGGATTAACTCTTGGGAGTGATGGGATATTGGGACCAATTACTTCAGACTTGCCTGAGGAGGGACTGGATTTGAGTGAGGTGCCTCTTGCTGAAGAATCATGA
- the LOC130932939 gene encoding uncharacterized mitochondrial protein AtMg00810-like: MALTKSWVIRQLNVNNAFLHGELVEEVYIKQHKAEQGSLWVKTSPKRLTYILVYVDDIIITGESEKLVKEAIEQLNAKFVLKDMGSLHYFLGIQVERSKAGDLLLSQQKYIGEILKKAGMAGCTSCHTPLPSTVKFSALGGPQFVNLQLYRSVIGSLKYLAITRPKISYSVNKMAQFVQAPLDVHWQMVKKILRYLSSTRHYGLYLKQENSMQIAVYSDSDWARDPDDRKSTSGYCCHLREAPLMYCDNLSAVLLAANPILHLKSKHFEIDLHFVRGHVNNKNVKISHIPEIVQVADVLTKAVPSEKFLQFKYRLNIVEMESDDQQANQEIRTSSNT, translated from the exons ATGGCCTTGACAAAGTCTTGGGTGATAAGGCAGCTAAATGTGAACAACGCATTCCTGCATGGAGAATTGGTAGAAGAAGTGTATATAAAACAGCACAAAGCTGAACAAGGTTCTTTATGGGTTAAAACAAGCCCCAAGAGACTG ACCTATATACTAGTGTACGTGGATGATATAATCATCACAGGTGAATCAGAGAAGCTAGTAAAAGAAGCAATTGAGCAACTGAACGCAAAATTTGTTCTCAAAGACATGGGGAGTCTTCATTACTTCCTTGGCATTCAGGTGGAAAGATCTAAAGCTGGTGATTTGCTCTTATCACAGCAGAAGTACATTGGTGAAATTCTAAAAAAAGCTGGCATGGCTGGTTGCACAAGCTGTCACACCCCATTGCCTTCAACTGTAAAATTCTCAGCTTTAGGTGGGCCACAATTCGTAAATCTTCAGCTATATAGGTCAGTAATTGGAAGCCTTAAGTACCTGGCAATAACAAGGCCAAAAATCTCTTACAGTGTCAACAAAATGGCACAGTTTGTTCAAGCTCCTTTGGATGTTCACTGGCAAATGGTAAAAAAGATCCTGAGATATCTCAGTAGCACAAGACACTATGGACTGTACCTGAAGCAAGAAAACTCGATGCAAATCGCTGTATATAGTGATTCAGATTGGGCTAGAGATCCAGATGACAGGAAGTCTACAAGCGGGTACTGC TGTCACTTAAGAGAAGCACCATTAATGTACTGTGACAATCTGAGTGCAGTACTATTAGCAGCCAATCCAATCCTTCACTTAAAGTCCAAACACTTTGAAATAGACCTTCACTTTGTAAGAGGTCATGTAAACAACAAAAATGTCAAAATCAGCCATATTCCAGAAATCGTTCAGGTAGCTGATGTTCTGACAAAAGCAGTACCCTCAGAAAAGTTCTTGCAGTTCAAGTACAGGTTGAATATTGTTGAAATGGAGAGCGATGATCAACAGGCTAATCAAGAAATAAGAACTAGCAGCAACACCTAA